One window of the Melanotaenia boesemani isolate fMelBoe1 chromosome 14, fMelBoe1.pri, whole genome shotgun sequence genome contains the following:
- the LOC121652494 gene encoding protein-glutamine gamma-glutamyltransferase K-like — MPAVTRSIRDGSAVGRFPSVTLGFGDDKLEKDVEAEESNNNKETSCQRWLQKACWCCYPRPKDDDVTDTVVTGIDDVDKDDGINGEKPTTDGSNLDVPLLKVQSIDLMKSKSGLNRIEHHTNLYQSENFIIRRGQTFQMWITLSRPFDPNTDRLHLDLKTGLLPTVSKGTHVIMPLVGELEDRQWRASVVEQDDKRIKLSVNSSPMAVIGRYQLIVETNCANGKHISKHDPDNDIYMLFNPWCEDDSVFIDSEDEREEYVLNDVGRIYYGTENQIGARTWNYGQFSDGILAACLFVLERSGTPNSGLGDPVNAVRIISAMINSPDDLGVLQGNWSGDYSGGTSPTMWSGSVEILLEYHKNNGTPIKYGQCWVFAGIFTTVLRCLGIPSRTVTNFNSAHDTDVSLTTDVYFDEKLDPMEHLNTDSIWNFHVWNDCWMARPDLPPGNGGWQAVDATPQETSQGTFRCGPASLAAVRNGQVYLKHDCPFVFAEVNSDKIYWQKNVDGTFNQIYSETKTVGHSISTKAVGSDERSDITHLYKHPEGSEEERIAVETACRYGSKAKAFSSPTAEDISIEVIMDGEGPKMGEDAELTIKLKNSGSGQRNVSLHSRLAVMYYTGVHKATVNTDQTDVKLMPNTETILDWTLEYKVYKDQLIDQTALMLTLLGRVKETQQVLATQFSFRLRTPDLIIKPIGKALVGKKMAVEISFTNPLPQVLKAVVFHVEGLGLLPARKIDYGDIGSHATVTLTEHFIPTLPGTRKLLASLDCKQITQVHGVSDITVEDKGNAAL; from the exons ATGCCTGCAGTGACACGATCAATCAGGGACGGATCTGCAGTGGGTCGGTTTCCATCTGTCACACTTGGATTTGGGGATGACAAGTTGGAAAAAGATGTAGAAGCAGAGGAAAGCAACAATAACAAAGAAACTTCATGTCAGCGGTGGCTGCAGAAGGCATGCTGGTGCTGCTATCCCAGACCAAAGGACGATGACGTTACAGACACTGTGGTGACAGGGATTGATGATGTGGATAAAGACGATGGGATCAATGGCGAAAAACCCACGACTGATGGCAGCAATCTTGATG TGCCTCTTCTCAAAGTGCAGTCAATAGACCTGATGAAAAGCAAATCTGGTTTAAACCGCATAGAACATCATACAAATCTCTACCAAAGTGAGAACTTCATTATCCGCAGAGGGCAGACCTTCCAGATGTGGATAACCCTGTCTCGACCTTTTGACCCCAACACAGACAGGCTTCACCTTGATCTTAAAACAG GGCTGCTGCCAACAGTGTCAAAGGGAACCCATGTAATTATGCCTCTGGTGGGAGAGCTGGAGGACAGGCAATGGCGGGCTTCTGTGGTGGAGCAGGATGACAAAAGAATAAAGCTTTCAGTGAATTCATCACCCATGGCTGTCATTGGCAGATATCAACTCATAGTGGAAACAAACTGTGCaaatggaaaacacatttcCAAACATGACCCTGATAATGACATCTACATGTTGTTCAACCCCTGGtgtgaag ATGACTCAGTGTTCATAGACTCTGAAGATGAGAGGGAGGAATATGTCCTTAATGATGTTGGGCGGATCTACTACGGCACAGAGAACCAAATTGGAGCGAGGACATGGAACTATGGACAG TTTAGTGATGGGATTCTTGCTGCTTGCCTTTTTGTCCTGGAGAGGAGTGGAACTCCTAATTCTGGTTTGGGAGATCCAGTTAATGCTGTGCGAATAATCTCGGCCATG ATTAACTCTCCTGATGACCTTGGTGTCCTGCAAGGAAACTGGTCAGGAGACTATTCGGGGGGAACTTCGCCAACGATGTGGAGTGGAAGTGTAGAAATCCTGCTGGAATACCATAAAAACAACGGCACCCCCATTAAATATGGACAGTGCTGGGTCTTTGCTGGCATTTTCACAACAG TTTTACGGTGTTTAGGCATTCCCAGTCGAACTGTGACAAACTTCAACTCAGCTCACGACACAGACGTCTCCTTGACAACAGACGTGTACTTTGATGAGAAGCTGGATCCCATGGAGCACCTCAACACAGACTCTATCTG GAACTTCCATGTGTGGAATGACTGCTGGATGGCTCGTCCGGACTTGCCCCCTGGCAACGGCGGATGGCAAGCGGTCGATGCCACGCCACAGGAGACCAGTCAGGGCACCTTCCGCTGCGGCCCTGCTTCGCTTGCTGCTGTCCGCAATGGCCAGGTCTACCTCAAACATGATTGCCCCTTTGTGTTTGCTGAG GTGAACAGTGACAAGATATACTGGCAGAAAAATGTAGATGGTACTTTTAATCAAATCTACAGTGAGACAAAGACTGTGGGCCATTCCATCAGCACCAAGGCTGTTGGTTCAGATGAGCGCAGCGATATCACACACCTTTACAAACATCCTGAAG GCTCAGAGGAGGAACGTATTGCTGTGGAAACAGCTTGTCGCTACGGCTCCAAAGCAAAGGCCTTTTCATCTCCCACAGCAGAGGACATTTCTATAGAAGTGATCATGGATGGTGAAGGTCCTAAAATGGGAGAGGATGCAGAGCTGACCATCAAGCTAAAGAACAGCGGCTCAGGGCAACGTAATGTCAGCCTGCACAGCCGGTTGGCAGTCATGTACTACACTGGAGTCCACAAAGCCACAGTCAACACAGACCAGACTGATGTGAAACTAATGCCCAACACGG AGACAATCTTGGATTGGACCCTGGAGTATAAAGTGTATAAGGACCAGCTGATAGATCAGACTGCCCTGATGCTGACACTTTTAGGCAGGGTCAAAGAAACACAGCAGGTTCTGGCCACTCAGTTCAGTTTCCGACTCAGGACCCCAGATCTTATTATAAAA CCCATCGGGAAGGCTTTGGTAGGGAAGAAGATGGCAGTGGAGATATCCTTCACTAACCCACTACCACAAGTGCTGAAAGCAGTGGTATTCCACGTGGAAGGCCTAGGTCTCCTACCTGCTCGAAAGATTGATTATGG AGATATTGGCAGCCATGCAACCGTCACTCTCACCGAGCACTTCATCCCCACCCTTCCAGGGACAAGGAAATTGCTGGCTTCTTTGGACTGCAAGCAGATCACACAGGTTCATGGTGTGAGCGACATTACTGTGGAGGACAAAGGCAACGCTGCTCTATAG